The sequence below is a genomic window from Acetomicrobium sp. S15 = DSM 107314.
AGTTCACGATGGCCAACCGCCACTCGTCGGATGCAGCCATCGCCAACTCCAAAGCCTTGTCGAAGTTGCCGCGCACCGCCAAAACCTTGGCACCGGAGATCAAGGCTTGGGCAAGTTTGCCCCTCGCCACTTTGCCGGCGGGAAGGATCACATAACCGGGGAGACCGGCCGCCGCAGAATAAGCAGCCGCCGAGGCGGAAGTGTTGCCAGTGGAAGCGCAGACGACGGCGCGAGCCCTGCCTTCCAAGGCTTTAGCCACTTATCACTTTCTCTGCTATTTCTCTAAACTCTTCTATTGTGAGCAAGCCCCCCTTCGACAAGGACTTTTCTTTCACAGCGTTGACGATTTCAAGTTTTTGCTCTACTT
It includes:
- a CDS encoding pyridoxal-phosphate dependent enzyme — protein: MAKALEGRARAVVCASTGNTSASAAAYSAAAGLPGYVILPAGKVARGKLAQALISGAKVLAVRGNFDKALELAMAASDEWRLAIVN